The genomic stretch ACTTCTCAAAGAGAAGAAAGAGGAAGAAAAAAGAATGTTTTTGTTTACTTATTTTACCGAACGCGCGGATACGGCTCGTTTTGCATTTATAAATTATTTGAAACTCGCCCGGTTTTTGGATGAGGAATTTAAATCTGGATTTGGTTATGGATTTGAAACCGACAGGGGGATCATGTATTTGCGTTATGGTAAGCCGGATGAAATCATAAAAGAAGATAAAGACAACGGCGCATTCCCCTATGAAATATGGAAGTATCATAAAGTTGCAAAAGGCGGACAAACCAATGTCAAATTTTTATTCTACAATCCCGATCTGGCAGGAAGTGATTTTCGACTTTTACATTCGACGGCAATAGGCGAGCGATTCAATCGAAAATGGGAAATTGAATTGTACAAAAATGCTCCAAATGAAGTCAAAGGGGATAATTTTTTTGATGCAGCTGAAATGCAATCAAACATTAATCGCCGAGCCAGAGAGTATTTTGAAAATTGAAAGTTAGTCACTTTGGAGATCCGAAGATTTATATTTTTTATGAGCAAACTTCGCACGCCTAATAAAATACTTTCTGAAGGAAATTAGGAGCTTTTCTGAAACCGACCACCAAAAAAAAAGCAATGGACCAACAAATCAACATAGCGCTCAGCCAAGTAAATATATTTGTTTTGAAATCCGGACTGATCGTTATGTCCAAAGAAAGCCTATTGTCCTATCTTTGCCTCTTATTTTTCATTCAACAGTAAAAATATATGATAGTATTAGACGGTAACAAATTATCTGCTTTAATCCGTAAGGAGATTCAGGATAAGGTACGTTTGTTTTGTCAAAATGATGTTCGTCCACCACATTTAGCTGCTGTTTTGTTGGGTGATAATCCAGCAAGTCAGGCATATGTGCGCAATAAAATCAAAGCCTGCGATGAAGTGGGTTATGCATCGACGCTTATCAAAAAACCAGCGACGACCAGTCAGGAAGAATTGTTGTATGTCATTAAATCTTTAAACGAGGACCCGGATATTGATGGATATATCGTTCAACTTCCATTGCCGCGCCATATAGATGAACATGCTGTTAATCTGGCCATTGATCCCGCAAAAGATGTTGACGGTTTTCATCCTTACAATTTTGGAAAAATGGCCTTGGGTTTGCCTTCTTTCTTGCCCGCCACTCCAATGGGAATCATGATGATGCTCGATCGATACCAGATTGAAACAGAAGGTAAACATTGTCTGGTCTTAGGCCGAAGTAACATAGTAGGGACGCCAATTGCTTTAATGATGTCTAAAAAATCAAAACCGGGAAATGCCACCGTAACGATTGCACATAGTAAGACAGATCATTTGGCCTACTTTTGCAGACAAGCGGATATCATCATTGCAGCTTTGGGAATCCCATTATTTTTGAAAGCAGATATGGTAAAGGATGGAGTTGTAGTGATCGATGTGGGTATTAATCGAATGGAAGATGCTTCCAGCTCCAAAGGTTATAGACTGGTGGGGGATGTCGATTTTGAAGCCGTTTCACGTAAAGCAGCAGCGATATCTCCAGTGCCGGGAGGCGTTGGCCCAATGACGATAACCGCACTGGTTGAAAATACGTGGAAAGCTTTTTCTAAGAAAGTTTGAGAATAGAAATGCCACAAGTATCCTTTACTTTATTCATAAATTCCGAGTTGCAGGATTTGCACATTGCCATGTTATATGAATTGGGCGTAGAGGCTTTCATACAGCAGGATGAAAGCATAGAAGCTTTTGTGGATCTTCAGCGTTTGGAAATTCAAAATGCCATAGAGAATTATTGCAATAAACACGATATTGCATTCACCCGGCAACTTCACCAGGTTAGAGATTGGAATGCACTGTGGGAATCTCAATTTCATTCCATTTGCATCAAGGATCAATTGTTGGTGCGGGCTCCTTTTCATCCAACAGATCCGGGTGTAAAACATGAACTCATCATCGCACCTAAAATGGCCTTTGGCACCGGACATCATGAAACCACATCTATGATCCTGGAATGGATGACCACAAAGGATTTTAAAGGGATGCAAATTTTGGATTTTGGTTGCGGAACCGGAATCCTGGGCATTTATGCTTTGTTAAAAGATGCGCAAAATGTTGTGTTTATAGACAATGATCCTTTAGCCATCGAAAACGTACAGGAAAATTTATTGATCAACAAATTAAAACCTCAGCTGACGATTTTAGGGGACGCCAATAGTATTCCTGATGAATCGTTCCATATCATACTGGCCAATATAACCAGAAATGTATTAATAGAAAGCTTAGCTAATCTGGCGAAGTCAATGAAATCCGGGGGTATGATTGCTTTATCAGGATTTTTGGAATCGGATAGAGAGGATATGGAGAAAAATTTACAACAGAATGGATTGAAATTGCATTCCATCCATCAAAAGTCTGATTGGCTTTGTATTATTGGGGAAACATAAGTGCTCCTTCAAAATTTTTAAGTCCTTCGTAAACGAGATCTGTTGGCAATCCCATGATGTTTGCATAACTGCCGGAAATTTCAGAGATCTTGCATAAACCAATCCATTCTTGAACTGCGTAAGAACCCGCTTTATCAAATGGAAGATAAGTATCAATATACCAGCTGATTTCTTCATGATTCATAGCTCTGAAGTATACCTCAGAACTTCCTGTAAATGAAATTTGTTTTGTCGAATCGCTAAGACAAACTCCTGTGTCTACTCTGTGCTTTTTGCCGGAAAGGCTGGCTAACATATGATAGGCTTCTGTTCTGTCTTGGGGTTTGCCAAAAATCTTATGCCCGAGTATAACTATTGAATCCGCAGTAAGCGCGATCTCATCCTTTTTCAAAAAAGGCAGCGCCCTTAAATTTTTTTCGATGGCAATGTGTTGGGCAACTTTAAATGCAGGCATTCCTTCCGGAATACTTTCATCAAATTCAAGATGGATAGTTTCAAACCAGAAACCTGCTTCTTCAAGTAACTGTTTTCTTCTCGGTGAAGATGAAGCCAGAATGATTTTTCGGTGGTTGATTTTTTGATTCATTTAAACAGGGTCCAATAAATTAATCCGCTTAACATAAAACACTTTAATCCTAAACTCACTAAAGTAATACGTCTTTTGAGTAGCGGTTTAAAAATAAATATACTTAGAACAATGACGGGCAAAACAATGAATAAAAATAAGTAAATCAAATGTTGTTTGCTGTAAAATTGGTAAATATGAAAACTTAAAATGAGAATAAGAATGATCCAGAAAAATTGGGCAATTTTTAGTGCATTTGGTTTGCCGTAATAAACAGCAGTTGAATTACAGTTTTGTGTTGCATCTGATTCCATGTCTTCCATGTCTTTGAAAATCTCTCTGATGAAATTAACCAAAAATGCAAATAATGCCAACATGAGAATTGGGTAGATCAAACTAAGCCACAAATAAAAATCCAGGGCCCGCAAAATTTTTAAGGAAGGCCAAAAAGCAAAAGGAATTATCAAAATGACTCCACAAGTAAATGCAGATACAGCAATATTTCCAACAATAGGCGAACATTTTAACTTCCATGAATACAGAAATAATAATAATGCGGATAAAGGATTCAAAAAAATAGCCTCCCACCGATTCGTTTTGTCTGCAAGCCAAACCGTAAGCATAATTCCCAAGGCCACTGTTAAAAAATAAAGAATCCAGGCATCTCTCAGCTTTATATAATTTGGGATGGGATTTTTCAGAGGGATCGCTGCGTCAAGTTTTGAATCAAATATATTGTTGATGATAAAGCCACCCGCAGCAATGAGAAGTGTATTGATACTTAAATAAAAAAAATCCAAATTTGAAAGGGTTTCAGGTTCGGGCGGTAGATGTGCTTTTAAATGAAAATGGTAAACCCATTGCTGACAGGCAAAAATGAGGAGTAGATTCGGAAATCTGATCAGCGAGATCCAGGCTTTTAAAGCCATTTTTCTTGAGCTTGTAAAATTTTTTCGAGGAGATCTCTAACACAACCTTGACCGCCTGCTATTGGTGAAACATATTTTGCAATCTTTAGAATTTCCGGAACTGCGTCTGATGGGCAACTTGCTAATCCAACTTCTTGCATGACTTCAAGATCAGGAATATCATCGCCCATGTAAGCAATTTGGTCAGCGGATAATTGCCATTGCTCAAGGAGACCCAGAAATACTTCAAGTTTATTTTCAATGCCAAGATAAATATCCGTAACGCCCAATAATTCGAATCTTCGCCTGGAGCCTTCAGATTTACCTCCTGAAATAATTCCTATTTTAAAACCTTCCAGAAGCGCTTTTTTGATAGCATATCCGTCTCTTACATTCATCATTCTGAAAAATTCGGATTGGTCTGTGACCAGAATGGAATTGTCAGTACAAACGCCGTCAATATCGAGAACAATTCCTTTTATAGAAAAGAAACGATCATATACATTCATGATGAGTAATTAGGATTTATTATCGCGAAATTCATAAACCCATTTTGCTTGAATTTGCTCCAAATGGGCCTCATTGCAATCTTCTCTGCGGCCGGTAAAATTTGGAATTTCCAAGACCCATTCAATCAATTCCGTAAAACGAATGCGGTAAATTTTGGATTCATCAAAAGCAGGGCCAAATCTTTCATATAGACAGATTGCAATGTCCTCGTGATCCGCCCAATCAATGGGTAAGTTTTCAATAGCATCGAAAGCCATATTCATTTAAAATTTAGTGTTCGTGGCCAATAATCCTTCTTTGATCAGGTATTTCGACAACAATCTCTGCCGATTCATCCAAAATGATGCATTGACATGCTAATCTGGATTCAAGCCTCGGATTGATCGCACGATCAATAAAATCTTCCTCTTTGTCGCTGATTTCTTCCAGAAATTTAGCTCCTTCATTGACATAAATATGGCAGGTCGAACAAGCACACACGCCGCCGCAATTGTGATTGAGGTGTATGTCCTGTTCTTCGGTAATCTCCAATATGGATTTATCTAACCCATCTGAGTTTACCGTCTTTTCAGGTATGCTGTTGTCTTCAAATTTGAATCTTATGATAGCCATAGGGAATGGTGCCACTAAAACAACTCATGGGTCAAAAGGTTTATGGCAAAATTTGTTGAATTCCTTTAAAAATGCCGAATTTGTCAATGGCTTTCTATTTTATGTTATATATTTAATTTTGAATTCGATCAATACTTATGGAAGAAATCATCAAAATAGGGGACAATAAAAAATATAAGTTTAGGGAAATCAGAGTTTATGCCTCCACCGAGTGGTTGGCTGATAATAAGAAAAAATACAGGCAGGTGTTCGATCGATTTGCAACATCTTATATCTACGTCGAACTTTCGTTTATTAATAAGTGGTTTGATCGGGAATCATGGGAGACGGAAATAGAATTGCGCTGTTTTAGCTTGATCAAAACTAAAAAAGAAGTTTGCAATTTGAACTTTAGAAGAAAAATTTCAAAATTCGATCACACGGTTCATATTCGTGAAGGTTGGGGCAATAAAAAAGAAGGCTCGTTTTGGAAAAAAGGCACCTACTGTTGGGAGGCTTATATGGATGGCGAAAAAGTTGGAAGCAGGTATTTTTATGTGGAGGACCCGGGAGCTAGCCAGGCTGATACAGGAAATCCATATGTTGAGCTTCAATCTTTGCGATTATACGAAGGCCCCTTCGAAGACATTCCAGTTGAACAAAGGCGATTTTTGAAGATTTTTGAAGGAGAAGAAACGCGATATGTATATGCAGAACTCATTTTAAAAAATAATTGCAATCAAGCAAATTGGCAATGCGAATTGTTTATCAAGTTCCTCAATGAATCAAGAGAACTGAAAGGACAGGTGATCCGCCTTGTGCCCGTGCGAAAAGAAGATGAAAATATTTTTATAACGGCTGGATGGGGTTCAAATGTGAAAGGATCTTGGTGGGAGGGATTGTACACGGTAGAAGTCGTATTTCTGGATCATTTGCTGGCGGTAATGCCATTTGAAATTGGCTTCGGATTTGAAGAAGGGATTCCTCCAATAACTTTACCCTATAAATCTGATCCCATTCTTTTGCCAGGACACGAAGTCTATGAGGAAAGTCTTGAAGAGGTATTAGATGAGTTGAACCAATTGATTGGTTTGCAGGAAATCAAAAAACAAGTCAAAGAGCATACCCAATATGTTAAGTTTTTACAATTAAGAGAGGAAAAGGGAATCCATGAATTGGAAAAATTGGCCCTACATTCTATATTTTATGGCAATCCCGGTACAGGTAAAACGACCATTGCAAAAATGATGGGCAGACTATACAAGAAAATGGGCGTTTTGAGCAAAGGACATGTTTATGAAGCGGATCGCGCGGAATTGGTAGGAGAATATATTGGACAAACAGCTCCAAAAGTCAAAGAAGTTATCGAAAAAGCCCGGGGTGGGGTCTTGTTTATTGATGAAGCATATGCATTGGCCC from Saprospiraceae bacterium encodes the following:
- a CDS encoding HAD-IIIA family hydrolase translates to MNVYDRFFSIKGIVLDIDGVCTDNSILVTDQSEFFRMMNVRDGYAIKKALLEGFKIGIISGGKSEGSRRRFELLGVTDIYLGIENKLEVFLGLLEQWQLSADQIAYMGDDIPDLEVMQEVGLASCPSDAVPEILKIAKYVSPIAGGQGCVRDLLEKILQAQEKWL
- the iscX gene encoding Fe-S cluster assembly protein IscX, coding for MAFDAIENLPIDWADHEDIAICLYERFGPAFDESKIYRIRFTELIEWVLEIPNFTGRREDCNEAHLEQIQAKWVYEFRDNKS
- a CDS encoding bifunctional 5,10-methylenetetrahydrofolate dehydrogenase/5,10-methenyltetrahydrofolate cyclohydrolase; amino-acid sequence: MIVLDGNKLSALIRKEIQDKVRLFCQNDVRPPHLAAVLLGDNPASQAYVRNKIKACDEVGYASTLIKKPATTSQEELLYVIKSLNEDPDIDGYIVQLPLPRHIDEHAVNLAIDPAKDVDGFHPYNFGKMALGLPSFLPATPMGIMMMLDRYQIETEGKHCLVLGRSNIVGTPIALMMSKKSKPGNATVTIAHSKTDHLAYFCRQADIIIAALGIPLFLKADMVKDGVVVIDVGINRMEDASSSKGYRLVGDVDFEAVSRKAAAISPVPGGVGPMTITALVENTWKAFSKKV
- the maf gene encoding septum formation protein Maf, which gives rise to MNQKINHRKIILASSSPRRKQLLEEAGFWFETIHLEFDESIPEGMPAFKVAQHIAIEKNLRALPFLKKDEIALTADSIVILGHKIFGKPQDRTEAYHMLASLSGKKHRVDTGVCLSDSTKQISFTGSSEVYFRAMNHEEISWYIDTYLPFDKAGSYAVQEWIGLCKISEISGSYANIMGLPTDLVYEGLKNFEGALMFPQ
- a CDS encoding 2Fe-2S iron-sulfur cluster binding domain-containing protein; translated protein: MAIIRFKFEDNSIPEKTVNSDGLDKSILEITEEQDIHLNHNCGGVCACSTCHIYVNEGAKFLEEISDKEEDFIDRAINPRLESRLACQCIILDESAEIVVEIPDQRRIIGHEH
- the prmA gene encoding 50S ribosomal protein L11 methyltransferase; translated protein: MPQVSFTLFINSELQDLHIAMLYELGVEAFIQQDESIEAFVDLQRLEIQNAIENYCNKHDIAFTRQLHQVRDWNALWESQFHSICIKDQLLVRAPFHPTDPGVKHELIIAPKMAFGTGHHETTSMILEWMTTKDFKGMQILDFGCGTGILGIYALLKDAQNVVFIDNDPLAIENVQENLLINKLKPQLTILGDANSIPDESFHIILANITRNVLIESLANLAKSMKSGGMIALSGFLESDREDMEKNLQQNGLKLHSIHQKSDWLCIIGET
- a CDS encoding UbiA family prenyltransferase; translation: MALKAWISLIRFPNLLLIFACQQWVYHFHLKAHLPPEPETLSNLDFFYLSINTLLIAAGGFIINNIFDSKLDAAIPLKNPIPNYIKLRDAWILYFLTVALGIMLTVWLADKTNRWEAIFLNPLSALLLFLYSWKLKCSPIVGNIAVSAFTCGVILIIPFAFWPSLKILRALDFYLWLSLIYPILMLALFAFLVNFIREIFKDMEDMESDATQNCNSTAVYYGKPNALKIAQFFWIILILILSFHIYQFYSKQHLIYLFLFIVLPVIVLSIFIFKPLLKRRITLVSLGLKCFMLSGLIYWTLFK